A portion of the Moraxella ovis genome contains these proteins:
- the tnpA gene encoding IS200/IS605 family transposase, producing MSNDLRRGRHVVYNLHVHLVFVAKYRRKVFTKEILDDMQVIFEEVCSKFEAQLVEFDGECDHVHLLVVYPPKVAISSLVNSLKGVSSRLLRKKEYPSIKGQLWGGALWSPSYFAGSCGGAPIEIIRQYIEQQNTPH from the coding sequence ATGTCAAATGATTTAAGACGTGGTAGGCATGTTGTTTACAATCTTCATGTGCATTTGGTCTTTGTGGCTAAATACCGCAGAAAGGTATTCACTAAAGAGATTTTAGACGATATGCAGGTTATCTTTGAGGAAGTTTGTTCAAAGTTTGAGGCACAATTAGTTGAGTTTGATGGTGAATGCGACCATGTGCATTTATTGGTGGTTTATCCGCCTAAAGTGGCTATTTCTAGTTTGGTAAATAGCTTGAAAGGCGTATCTAGTCGGTTATTGCGTAAAAAAGAATATCCGTCCATCAAAGGGCAGTTATGGGGTGGTGCGTTGTGGTCGCCTAGCTATTTTGCAGGTAGTTGTGGCGGTGCTCCAATTGAGATTATCCGCCAGTACATTGAACAGCAGAATACACCACACTAA
- a CDS encoding RNA-guided endonuclease InsQ/TnpB family protein, which yields MQKGILTLSSYFDTPLSFELGKLKNIINLDNIQEVKVVKIANGYDIKITYKTDKPTPKPNNGRYLAVDLGLNNLMTAVSNTNNTPFIVTGKTVKSVNQFFNKIKAKLQGEKDRFIHLAKQSNKIIPQISCINKQLNKLSFKRNNQINDYLHKASHYLINHAVANEITTIVIGHNQGWKQGINIGKRNNQSFVSVPFARLVQMIQYKAKLQGIDVIVTEESYTSKCSFLDDEPIAKQVNYQGKRVKRGLFKSSNNTLINADVNGAYNILRKVIGKFDYNPIVVCSTPKMINLLKVNP from the coding sequence TTGCAAAAAGGCATTTTAACCCTTTCAAGCTATTTTGATACACCATTGTCTTTTGAACTTGGCAAACTTAAAAACATCATCAATCTTGACAACATACAAGAAGTCAAAGTTGTCAAGATTGCCAATGGTTATGATATTAAAATCACTTACAAAACAGACAAGCCAACACCTAAACCCAATAATGGGCGTTATTTAGCGGTTGATTTAGGTTTAAATAATCTTATGACAGCTGTTAGCAACACAAACAATACGCCTTTTATTGTTACAGGCAAGACTGTAAAATCTGTTAATCAATTTTTTAATAAAATCAAAGCTAAGCTACAGGGTGAAAAAGACAGATTCATTCACCTTGCCAAGCAAAGCAATAAAATCATTCCACAGATTAGCTGCATTAACAAACAGTTAAATAAGTTATCATTTAAACGTAATAATCAAATCAATGATTATTTACATAAAGCAAGCCATTATCTTATCAACCACGCAGTTGCCAACGAGATAACAACGATTGTTATCGGTCACAATCAAGGTTGGAAACAAGGGATAAATATTGGTAAAAGAAACAATCAAAGTTTTGTCAGTGTGCCTTTTGCAAGACTGGTGCAAATGATACAGTATAAAGCTAAATTACAAGGCATTGATGTGATTGTTACTGAGGAAAGTTATACAAGTAAATGTAGCTTTCTTGATGATGAACCCATTGCTAAACAAGTTAATTATCAAGGTAAACGTGTTAAGCGTGGTTTATTTAAATCAAGCAATAACACGCTTATCAATGCTGATGTCAATGGTGCTTACAATATTTTAAGAAAAGTAATTGGGAAGTTTGATTACAACCCAATAGTGGTGTGTAGTACGCCTAAGATGATTAACCTATTAAAGGTTAATCCTTAA
- a CDS encoding LysE/ArgO family amino acid transporter: MCLICFLCDFILMSMGVLGLGSLISQSHIATLMLSLMGAVFLFWYGFRAFKFAHQGTSALALDDQRQTHALGKTIATTHALTLLNPHVYLDTVVLVGSIASPLSLGDKYFFLIGAVLASATWFFGLGYGARLLTPLFKKFATWRVLDTFIGIVMWAIAFSLVRHALTLAT, from the coding sequence GTGTGCTTGATTTGTTTCTTATGCGATTTTATTTTGATGAGCATGGGCGTGCTTGGTCTAGGAAGCCTGATTAGCCAAAGTCACATTGCCACGCTCATGCTGTCGCTCATGGGTGCTGTGTTCCTATTTTGGTATGGCTTTCGCGCTTTCAAATTCGCTCATCAAGGCACGAGCGCATTGGCATTAGACGATCAGCGTCAAACCCACGCACTGGGCAAGACCATTGCCACCACGCATGCTTTAACATTATTAAATCCGCACGTCTATCTCGATACCGTCGTTCTGGTAGGCAGCATTGCCAGCCCACTTAGCTTGGGCGACAAATACTTCTTTCTCATCGGGGCGGTGCTGGCTTCAGCGACTTGGTTCTTTGGGCTTGGTTATGGCGCAAGACTGCTTACGCCATTATTCAAAAAGTTTGCCACTTGGCGAGTGCTAGACACGTTTATCGGCATCGTCATGTGGGCGATTGCATTTTCGCTGGTGCGCCATGCGCTCACGTTAGCAACCTAG
- the pyrC gene encoding dihydroorotase has translation MMTTLTLIQPDDWHIHLRDGDALRTTVTHAAQSFNRVICMPNLVPPVKTTEQAIAYRGRILDALANADISAERKQSFDPCMVLYLTDHTTADEIAAAKASGVVRAVKLYPAGATTNSADGVTDILGRAEVFEAMQKHGIPLLVHGEVTHSDVDIFDREKRFLDEILSIIIKNFPELKIVMEHITTADAADFCLAQGSHIGATITPQHLLFNRNHLLVGGVKPHYYCLPILKRADHQKRLLEVATSGNPKFFLGTDSAPHATHTKENACGCAGCYSAVHALPLYATAFESVGALDKLENFSSVFGAQFYGLPVNTSTITLIKQEQTIPEAYDYLDGKTLTPLLAGQSLAWTQVS, from the coding sequence ATCATGACCACACTCACCCTGATTCAGCCAGACGATTGGCACATCCATCTGCGCGATGGTGACGCCCTGCGCACCACCGTTACACACGCCGCACAGAGTTTTAACCGCGTCATCTGCATGCCAAACCTCGTCCCACCTGTCAAGACGACCGAGCAGGCGATTGCCTATCGTGGACGCATCTTAGACGCGCTAGCCAATGCTGACATCAGCGCCGAACGCAAGCAGAGCTTCGACCCCTGCATGGTGCTATATCTCACTGATCACACCACGGCTGATGAGATCGCTGCCGCTAAGGCTTCCGGTGTAGTACGCGCTGTTAAGCTCTACCCAGCAGGCGCCACTACCAATTCAGCTGATGGTGTTACCGACATTCTAGGACGTGCAGAAGTCTTTGAAGCCATGCAAAAACACGGCATCCCACTGCTGGTACATGGCGAAGTCACGCACAGTGATGTGGACATCTTTGACCGTGAAAAGCGTTTTTTGGATGAGATTCTGTCGATTATTATCAAAAACTTCCCCGAGCTAAAAATTGTCATGGAGCACATCACGACCGCTGATGCGGCCGATTTTTGTTTGGCTCAGGGTAGTCACATCGGTGCGACCATCACACCGCAGCATCTGCTATTTAACCGTAATCATCTGCTGGTTGGTGGTGTCAAGCCGCACTATTACTGCCTACCCATCCTAAAACGTGCCGACCACCAAAAGCGTCTATTAGAAGTGGCAACCAGTGGCAACCCCAAATTCTTCTTAGGTACAGACTCAGCACCGCATGCCACTCACACCAAAGAGAATGCTTGCGGCTGTGCTGGCTGCTATTCTGCCGTACACGCCTTGCCGCTATATGCGACAGCTTTTGAAAGCGTTGGCGCGCTTGATAAGCTTGAGAATTTCTCTAGCGTCTTTGGTGCTCAGTTCTATGGCTTGCCTGTCAATACCAGCACCATTACGCTGATCAAGCAAGAACAAACCATCCCTGAAGCCTACGACTACCTAGACGGTAAAACCTTGACACCACTACTGGCAGGTCAGAGCCTAGCTTGGACACAGGTGTCGTGA
- the rnt gene encoding ribonuclease T, with product MISDKPITLKERFRGFMPVVVDVETAGFNAQTDALLEIACIPIVMDEQGQLIQGEPLNAHIEPFIGANLEPAALKFTGINPESPFRKAISEDEKVALRRIFKALKEVRKQYDCRQCILVGHNAHFDLGFLNAAIARTSSKNHSPFHAFSVLDTASLSALAYGHTVLARTCVMAGIEFDNNHAHSALYDTQKTAELFCKIFNELPMLTAMPSVDAEIESAETSES from the coding sequence ATGATATCGGATAAGCCTATCACCCTAAAGGAGCGTTTTCGCGGTTTTATGCCTGTGGTCGTCGATGTCGAGACAGCAGGCTTTAATGCACAGACAGATGCCCTGCTTGAGATTGCCTGCATTCCCATTGTGATGGATGAGCAAGGTCAGCTCATCCAAGGCGAACCACTGAACGCCCACATCGAGCCGTTCATCGGAGCGAATCTTGAGCCTGCCGCACTCAAATTCACTGGCATCAATCCTGAGAGCCCTTTTCGAAAGGCGATCAGCGAGGATGAGAAAGTCGCTCTGCGCCGCATCTTTAAGGCGTTAAAAGAAGTTCGCAAACAATACGACTGCCGTCAATGCATTCTGGTCGGGCATAATGCGCATTTTGATTTGGGTTTTTTGAATGCCGCCATCGCGCGCACCAGTTCAAAGAATCACTCGCCATTTCACGCATTTAGCGTGCTCGACACGGCAAGCCTATCCGCCCTTGCCTATGGGCATACCGTTTTGGCGCGCACCTGTGTGATGGCGGGCATCGAATTTGACAACAATCACGCCCATTCTGCATTATACGACACCCAAAAAACCGCAGAGCTGTTCTGTAAGATTTTTAATGAATTGCCCATGCTGACCGCCATGCCAAGTGTTGATGCTGAAATAGAATCGGCAGAAACAAGTGAATCATAA
- a CDS encoding TolC family protein encodes MRNIKMKKYIYPYSLSLLFFMNSSPTYAFNLQEAWVAAQQNSADYQEAFYQKNVIQEKQRQAKSVFYPHLSGNINYQNQPHSSTPIKENYGWDLQLSQTLFDGSEIAKYRQSIYNSKVAEKNYSDAKEQLLYNVAENYFNLLLSNETIIAYTAEKMSYEQQVRRAQALFDKGVATALDIHEAQAGYDNAVAQESAAIAKRQILENQLNNYTGLDSKQIEPISILDQIDDYLLQIKKYSLDEWQSIALENNHRYLAQKYAVNSQEEAVKAAKNNRLPKLKGQIKYQDVSSPNNYKVDDKQRNATIQLQFHIPLFAGGDLNSKISEAMNQYEATYAQLVAMERQIKLAIRQAYAESNAMYHQILAQERVLKSRQLQLKSTETGQIYGIRNHLEVIQARQGVTEAEQKLAETKYKFLMAYLTLIKESGLELEENINII; translated from the coding sequence ATGAGAAATATAAAAATGAAAAAGTATATTTATCCTTATTCACTTTCTTTACTCTTTTTTATGAATAGTTCTCCTACTTATGCGTTTAATTTGCAAGAAGCGTGGGTTGCTGCACAACAAAATTCTGCAGATTATCAGGAGGCGTTTTATCAAAAAAATGTTATTCAAGAAAAACAACGGCAGGCCAAATCAGTTTTCTATCCACATCTTTCAGGGAATATCAATTATCAGAATCAACCTCATTCTTCAACCCCTATTAAAGAAAATTATGGTTGGGATTTACAGCTTAGTCAAACTTTATTTGATGGAAGTGAGATTGCCAAATATCGTCAAAGTATCTACAATAGTAAGGTGGCTGAGAAGAATTATAGTGATGCTAAAGAGCAACTATTATACAATGTGGCAGAGAATTATTTTAATCTGTTACTTAGTAATGAAACAATCATTGCTTATACAGCAGAAAAGATGTCTTATGAACAACAGGTTAGGCGTGCTCAGGCATTATTTGATAAAGGTGTTGCTACAGCACTAGATATACACGAAGCTCAAGCGGGTTATGACAATGCTGTAGCACAAGAGAGTGCCGCAATTGCAAAAAGACAAATTTTGGAAAATCAGCTTAATAACTATACAGGGTTGGATAGTAAACAAATTGAGCCTATTTCTATCCTTGATCAAATTGATGATTATCTTTTACAGATTAAAAAATATAGCCTAGATGAATGGCAATCGATTGCTTTGGAGAATAATCATAGGTATTTAGCACAAAAATATGCTGTTAACAGCCAAGAAGAGGCTGTTAAAGCTGCTAAAAATAATCGTTTACCTAAACTCAAAGGGCAGATTAAATATCAAGATGTATCATCTCCCAATAACTACAAAGTTGATGATAAACAAAGAAATGCTACAATACAATTGCAGTTTCATATTCCTTTGTTCGCAGGTGGAGACCTAAATAGTAAAATAAGTGAAGCAATGAATCAATATGAGGCAACCTATGCTCAATTAGTTGCTATGGAGAGACAAATTAAACTGGCAATACGCCAAGCTTATGCTGAAAGTAATGCTATGTACCATCAAATTCTTGCACAAGAACGCGTACTTAAAAGCAGACAACTCCAACTCAAATCAACTGAAACAGGACAAATATACGGCATAAGAAACCATTTGGAGGTAATACAGGCTAGGCAGGGAGTAACAGAGGCAGAGCAAAAACTTGCAGAGACTAAATATAAATTCTTGATGGCTTACCTCACACTTATTAAAGAAAGTGGTTTAGAGTTGGAGGAGAATATAAACATTATTTGA
- a CDS encoding HlyD family type I secretion periplasmic adaptor subunit, translating into MFIQALKDFFIRYVTVWRNTWAVRDQLTPPKRTKEELAFLPAHLELTDTPVSSSSKWTARIIMIFVLFALLWSWVGQIDIVATASGKISSGSRSKTIQSLETAIVKAVHVRDGQNIQQGEVLVDLVAVGSDSDVAQSEKALQAAQLSKLRLEAILSALNHRINPKIDLAYAKSLNISELEINEAQTLAQNQYQAWLAQDEQLKLILKGHQAELQSARSQEQKLVAVGAIERQKTDDYRKLKAENFISEHAYLEQESKLLSNQNDLQSTRSQIQKIQAAIMQAEQNRMLYTQNLKRDTLESLRQTNEQINQYTGQANKAKQRQKLLSIKSPVSGTVQELATYTLGGVVQAAQKIMVVVPNDNQVEVEVLVLNKDIGFVKVGQDVIVKVESFPYTRYGYLTGKIKSISHDAVEHQHLGLVYTALVSLDKSTLNIDGATINLTPGMNVTAEIKTGKRRVLDYMLSPLQTKVDESFRER; encoded by the coding sequence ATGTTTATACAAGCACTTAAAGATTTTTTTATTCGTTATGTGACCGTTTGGCGAAATACATGGGCAGTGCGAGACCAACTAACCCCTCCTAAGCGTACTAAAGAAGAACTCGCTTTTCTTCCTGCACATCTAGAACTCACTGACACACCTGTATCCAGCTCTTCTAAGTGGACAGCTAGAATAATCATGATATTCGTCCTATTTGCTTTGCTATGGTCTTGGGTTGGACAGATTGATATTGTTGCCACAGCTTCGGGAAAAATTTCTTCAGGTAGTCGTAGTAAAACTATTCAATCTTTGGAAACGGCCATAGTTAAAGCTGTGCATGTGCGTGATGGTCAGAATATTCAACAAGGAGAGGTATTGGTAGATTTGGTGGCGGTTGGTTCAGATAGTGATGTCGCTCAGTCCGAAAAAGCCCTGCAAGCAGCACAATTATCCAAACTACGCCTTGAAGCAATTTTATCAGCATTGAATCACCGTATCAATCCTAAGATTGATTTAGCATATGCAAAGTCTTTAAATATTTCAGAATTGGAAATTAATGAAGCCCAAACTTTGGCCCAAAATCAATATCAAGCATGGTTGGCGCAAGATGAACAATTAAAATTAATCTTAAAGGGGCATCAGGCAGAATTACAGTCTGCCCGATCTCAAGAACAAAAGTTGGTTGCGGTTGGTGCAATTGAACGCCAAAAGACTGATGACTATCGAAAGCTCAAAGCAGAAAACTTTATATCCGAGCATGCCTATCTGGAGCAAGAAAGTAAATTACTTAGCAATCAGAATGATTTACAAAGTACGCGTAGTCAGATTCAAAAAATACAAGCTGCAATCATGCAAGCTGAACAAAACCGTATGTTATATACTCAAAATCTAAAACGCGATACATTAGAATCTTTGCGTCAAACCAATGAGCAAATTAATCAATACACTGGTCAAGCTAATAAAGCTAAGCAGCGACAGAAATTGCTAAGCATTAAATCGCCTGTTAGTGGTACTGTACAGGAGTTAGCAACTTACACTTTGGGTGGAGTTGTACAAGCAGCACAAAAAATCATGGTCGTGGTGCCTAATGATAATCAAGTGGAAGTAGAGGTATTGGTGCTAAATAAAGATATCGGCTTTGTAAAGGTTGGTCAGGATGTTATTGTCAAAGTTGAGAGTTTTCCTTATACGCGTTATGGTTATTTAACAGGCAAAATCAAAAGCATTAGCCATGATGCCGTAGAACACCAACATTTAGGACTGGTATATACCGCACTTGTTTCTCTTGATAAAAGCACATTAAATATAGATGGAGCAACAATCAACTTAACACCAGGAATGAATGTTACTGCTGAAATTAAAACGGGTAAACGCCGTGTTTTGGATTATATGCTAAGTCCATTGCAGACAAAAGTTGATGAAAGTTTTCGTGAGCGTTAA
- a CDS encoding type I secretion system permease/ATPase — protein MGGDTSLIRLNLQTLNSNLVMIDYAQQPALSALVILAKYYGISASPADIMHQFSDNAKGDLNEIEWMLAAKKLELKVKIIKQPLARLSMITLPALVWCDDKPDLDQNLNSHFILTKIDGVGSAAKYLIYDLIENRPMILDASEFSERYSGKLMLVTSRASILGSLAKFDFTWFIPAVIKYRYIFFEVIVISVVLQIFALITPLFFQVVMDKVLVHRGFSTLDVVAIALLVVSLFEVILSGLRTYIFAHTTSRIDVELGARLFRHLLALPLAYFESRRVGDTVARIRELEHIRNFLTGQALTSVLDLVFSFIFLFVMWYYSPTLTLVVLASLPIYAFWSAFISPILRTRLNDQFARNADNQSFLVESITAVGTVKAMAVEPQMTRRWDNQLAAYVVSSFRVAKLAMVGQQGVQLIQKLVVVATLWIGAKLVIEGKLSVGQLIAFNMLAGQVAAPVIRLAQLWQDFQQVGISVARLGDILNTPTEHSTSRLTLPDIKGDITFENIDFRYKIDGHLILQNLNLQINAGEILGIVGRSGSGKSTLTKLVQRLYVPENGRILVDGNDLALADPAWLRRQVGVVLQENVLLNRSIRDNIALTDTGMSLELIIQAAKMSGAHDFIMELPEGYDTIVGEQGAGLSGGQRQRIAIARALITNPRILIFDEATSALDYESERAIMQNMQAICQDRTVLIIAHRLSTVKMAHRIIAMDKGKIVEQGTHQELLQKEDGYYRYLYDLQNG, from the coding sequence ATGGGTGGTGATACTTCTTTAATTAGACTTAATTTACAAACCCTTAATAGTAATTTAGTTATGATAGATTATGCTCAACAACCTGCTCTATCTGCTCTGGTTATCCTTGCCAAATACTATGGTATTTCTGCAAGTCCAGCAGACATTATGCATCAGTTTTCTGATAATGCAAAAGGAGACCTGAATGAAATTGAATGGATGTTGGCAGCAAAGAAATTGGAATTAAAGGTAAAGATTATAAAACAGCCTTTAGCTCGATTGTCAATGATAACACTTCCTGCTTTGGTATGGTGTGATGATAAGCCCGATTTAGATCAAAATTTAAACTCTCATTTTATACTAACTAAAATTGATGGGGTGGGATCTGCTGCAAAATATCTCATCTATGATTTGATCGAAAATCGTCCTATGATATTAGATGCAAGTGAGTTTTCTGAAAGATATTCTGGTAAGTTAATGCTAGTAACTTCCCGTGCGTCAATATTGGGTTCATTGGCTAAATTTGATTTTACTTGGTTTATTCCTGCGGTAATCAAATATCGTTATATTTTTTTTGAAGTTATTGTTATTTCAGTGGTGCTACAGATTTTTGCTCTGATTACGCCATTGTTTTTTCAGGTTGTGATGGATAAGGTATTGGTGCATCGTGGTTTTTCTACTCTGGATGTGGTAGCGATTGCCTTATTGGTAGTAAGTTTATTTGAAGTCATTTTAAGTGGTCTACGCACTTATATTTTTGCTCATACAACCTCTCGGATTGATGTAGAGCTAGGAGCACGATTATTTCGTCATCTACTCGCTTTACCACTTGCTTATTTTGAAAGCAGAAGGGTGGGTGATACGGTTGCACGCATACGGGAGCTGGAACATATCCGCAATTTCTTAACTGGTCAAGCTCTTACCTCAGTTTTAGATTTGGTGTTTTCTTTTATATTCTTGTTTGTAATGTGGTATTACAGCCCTACTTTAACACTGGTAGTTTTGGCATCATTACCAATATATGCGTTTTGGTCTGCCTTTATTAGCCCAATTTTACGCACTCGACTAAATGATCAATTTGCACGCAATGCAGATAATCAATCTTTTTTGGTGGAAAGTATTACTGCGGTTGGTACGGTAAAAGCAATGGCGGTTGAACCTCAAATGACCCGTCGCTGGGATAATCAATTAGCAGCTTATGTGGTTTCTAGTTTTCGGGTTGCTAAGTTGGCAATGGTTGGGCAGCAAGGAGTGCAACTCATTCAAAAGCTGGTTGTTGTGGCAACTCTATGGATTGGTGCAAAATTGGTAATTGAAGGCAAGCTATCGGTAGGTCAATTAATAGCATTTAATATGCTGGCAGGTCAGGTGGCCGCCCCTGTTATTCGCCTGGCACAGCTATGGCAAGATTTTCAGCAAGTAGGTATTTCAGTGGCGAGATTGGGTGATATTTTAAATACTCCAACTGAGCATTCTACATCTCGCTTAACTTTGCCTGATATTAAGGGTGATATTACATTTGAAAATATTGATTTTCGCTACAAAATAGATGGGCATTTAATATTACAGAATTTAAATTTACAGATTAACGCTGGAGAGATACTAGGTATCGTAGGACGCTCTGGTTCAGGCAAGTCAACATTGACAAAATTAGTACAGCGTTTATATGTACCAGAAAATGGGCGAATATTAGTTGATGGAAACGATTTGGCATTAGCTGATCCCGCTTGGCTGCGTCGCCAAGTGGGTGTTGTTTTGCAGGAAAATGTGTTACTCAATCGTAGTATTCGAGATAACATTGCCTTAACTGATACGGGCATGTCATTAGAGTTGATTATCCAGGCTGCCAAGATGTCTGGGGCACATGACTTTATTATGGAATTGCCTGAGGGTTATGATACGATTGTTGGAGAGCAAGGTGCAGGCTTGTCAGGTGGACAACGCCAGCGTATCGCTATTGCGCGTGCTTTAATTACAAATCCGCGTATTTTGATTTTTGATGAAGCTACTAGTGCATTAGACTATGAGTCGGAAAGAGCCATCATGCAAAATATGCAGGCAATTTGTCAAGATAGAACAGTCTTAATTATTGCACATCGCCTATCTACTGTAAAAATGGCACATCGCATTATTGCGATGGACAAAGGGAAGATTGTGGAGCAGGGTACACATCAAGAATTGTTACAAAAAGAAGATGGTTACTATCGTTATTTATATGATTTGCAGAATGGATAA